A genome region from Thalassococcus arenae includes the following:
- the ybeY gene encoding rRNA maturation RNase YbeY, producing the protein MLTDTILEDDRWQEAGLPDIAERAARAVLVHLGHDPARFEIAVLGCDDARIAALNADFRGKPQPTNVLSWPAEDLSSETPGGNPLAPGDAELGDIAIAYDTCLREATSAGKSLADHACHLVVHGVMHLLGYDHVRDADATLMEGLEIAILGKLGLPDPYMLN; encoded by the coding sequence ATGTTGACCGATACCATTCTCGAAGATGATCGCTGGCAGGAGGCCGGCCTGCCCGACATCGCCGAACGCGCGGCGCGGGCGGTGCTGGTGCATCTGGGCCATGATCCGGCGCGTTTCGAGATCGCCGTGCTTGGTTGTGACGATGCCCGCATCGCCGCGCTGAACGCGGATTTCCGCGGCAAGCCGCAGCCCACCAACGTGCTGAGCTGGCCTGCCGAAGACCTGTCCAGTGAAACCCCCGGCGGAAATCCGCTGGCGCCGGGGGACGCCGAACTGGGCGACATCGCCATCGCCTACGACACCTGCTTGCGCGAAGCGACAAGCGCGGGCAAAAGCCTGGCTGATCACGCCTGTCATCTGGTTGTGCATGGCGTGATGCATCTTCTGGGTTACGATCACGTCCGTGACGCGGATGCCACGCTGATGGAAGGGTTGGAGATCGCCATACTTGGCAAACTGGGCCTTCCCGACCCATATATGTTGAATTGA
- a CDS encoding transporter associated domain-containing protein, whose protein sequence is MVNLRRMRVEDVAIPKAEIIAVPDTINKSDLVAVFRQSGLTRLPVYEGTLDNPVGMAHLKDFALSHGFNGGEGRFNLRKILRPLLFVPPSMPIGVLLTKMQAERRHMALVIDEYGGVDGLVTIEDLIEQVIGEIEDEHDNGEDKYWTREKSGAYLAVARTPLEDFEAEIGRTLTDHSDIDAEEIDTLGGLVFMLAGRVPARGEVVLHPDGPEFEVVDADPRRIKRLRVRVKGAPAATSAAAAPASAVEAAAPETATPETATPVETGESRRG, encoded by the coding sequence ATGGTCAACCTGCGGCGGATGCGGGTCGAGGACGTGGCGATCCCCAAGGCCGAGATCATCGCGGTGCCGGACACTATCAACAAATCCGATCTCGTCGCGGTCTTTCGGCAAAGCGGGCTGACCCGGCTGCCGGTCTACGAAGGCACGCTGGACAACCCGGTCGGCATGGCCCATCTCAAGGATTTCGCGCTCAGCCACGGTTTCAACGGCGGCGAGGGCCGTTTCAACCTGCGCAAGATCCTGCGGCCGCTTCTGTTCGTGCCGCCATCGATGCCGATCGGCGTTCTGCTGACCAAGATGCAGGCCGAACGGCGCCACATGGCGCTGGTGATCGACGAATATGGCGGCGTCGACGGGCTGGTGACCATCGAGGATTTGATCGAACAGGTCATCGGCGAGATCGAGGACGAACACGACAACGGCGAGGACAAGTACTGGACGCGCGAGAAATCGGGCGCCTACCTGGCCGTCGCGCGCACGCCGCTCGAGGATTTCGAGGCCGAGATCGGCCGCACCCTGACCGACCATTCCGACATCGACGCCGAAGAGATCGACACGCTGGGCGGGCTGGTCTTCATGCTGGCCGGGCGTGTTCCGGCGCGCGGCGAGGTGGTGCTGCATCCCGACGGCCCGGAATTCGAGGTCGTCGATGCCGATCCGCGCCGCATCAAGCGGTTGAGGGTGCGCGTCAAGGGAGCGCCGGCGGCGACGTCCGCCGCCGCCGCACCGGCGTCGGCTGTCGAAGCCGCCGCGCCCGAAACCGCGACGCCTGAGACCGCAACGCCCGTCGAGACCGGTGAAAGCCGGCGTGGCTGA
- the lnt gene encoding apolipoprotein N-acyltransferase — MADNPRAAPGRLPLWSRLPLSVAAGVLMGLSTAPYDLWYLGFAGLVAAFWLFAAAPAAFQAIGTGWGVGLGYFGFGLGWIVEPFMVDVAETGWMAPFALLLMAGGLALFWALAFWSAAHLRSRPLWALVLTWTAAELARAYVFTGFPWGLVGYLWAPVMAIQWVSVIGPHGLTLVTLAVAASLAMALRAGRDGAPSVAAGLIGLAALGLGGAWLTPPVQDLSGRPMIRLIQPNAPQHEKWDPNKVQMFFDRQVSFTAAPPEGAKPALVVWPETAVPVLLNRAGDAFARISEAAGPAPVVVGIQRAESGRFYNSLAVMDGQGGLVQVYDKHHLVPFGEYMPAAALFRRWNIFGLAARAEGGYSPGPGPDILDLGGLGLALPLICYEAVFPQDVQRAPLRPDLLLQITNDAWFGSWSGPYQHFAQARIRAIEQGLPMVRAANTGVSAMIDGAGRIVASLPLNQEGFVDAPLPPPMRHTLYARTGDLPVLVLLFACAAGLIALRRRVSD, encoded by the coding sequence GTGGCTGACAACCCGCGCGCCGCGCCGGGACGCCTGCCGCTCTGGTCGCGGCTGCCTCTGTCGGTTGCGGCCGGCGTTCTCATGGGGCTGTCCACCGCGCCTTACGACCTGTGGTATCTGGGTTTCGCCGGATTGGTGGCGGCGTTCTGGCTGTTCGCCGCTGCGCCCGCGGCGTTCCAGGCCATCGGCACGGGATGGGGCGTCGGTCTTGGCTATTTCGGCTTCGGCCTGGGATGGATCGTCGAGCCGTTCATGGTCGATGTCGCCGAAACCGGCTGGATGGCGCCGTTCGCGCTGCTTCTGATGGCCGGCGGGCTGGCGCTGTTCTGGGCGCTGGCCTTCTGGAGCGCGGCGCATCTCAGGTCGCGGCCCCTTTGGGCGCTGGTTCTGACATGGACCGCGGCAGAGTTGGCGCGGGCCTATGTCTTCACCGGCTTCCCCTGGGGGCTTGTCGGATATCTCTGGGCACCGGTCATGGCCATCCAATGGGTTTCGGTGATCGGCCCGCACGGGTTGACGCTGGTCACGCTTGCGGTCGCCGCTTCGCTGGCGATGGCGCTGCGCGCGGGCCGCGACGGAGCCCCGAGCGTCGCCGCCGGGCTGATCGGGCTGGCGGCCCTGGGGCTGGGCGGCGCCTGGCTGACCCCGCCGGTTCAAGACCTTTCGGGCCGCCCGATGATCCGGCTGATCCAGCCCAACGCACCGCAACACGAGAAATGGGACCCGAACAAGGTTCAGATGTTCTTCGACCGGCAGGTATCGTTCACCGCCGCACCGCCGGAGGGGGCGAAACCCGCGCTGGTGGTGTGGCCCGAAACCGCCGTGCCGGTCTTGCTGAACCGCGCCGGCGATGCGTTCGCGCGCATCTCGGAGGCGGCGGGTCCGGCGCCGGTCGTGGTGGGCATCCAGCGCGCCGAGTCCGGCCGGTTCTACAATTCGCTTGCGGTGATGGACGGGCAGGGCGGACTGGTGCAGGTCTATGACAAGCACCACCTGGTGCCCTTCGGGGAATACATGCCCGCTGCGGCCTTGTTCCGGCGCTGGAACATCTTCGGGCTGGCCGCGCGGGCCGAGGGCGGCTACAGCCCGGGACCCGGCCCGGACATCCTCGATCTCGGTGGGCTGGGCCTGGCACTGCCGTTGATCTGCTACGAGGCGGTGTTCCCGCAGGATGTCCAGCGCGCGCCGCTGCGGCCCGATCTGCTGTTGCAGATCACCAACGACGCCTGGTTCGGCAGCTGGTCGGGACCGTATCAGCATTTCGCCCAGGCGCGCATCCGGGCGATCGAACAGGGCCTGCCCATGGTGCGGGCGGCCAATACCGGCGTATCGGCGATGATCGACGGCGCGGGCCGGATCGTGGCGTCTCTGCCGCTGAACCAGGAGGGGTTCGTCGATGCGCCCCTGCCGCCGCCGATGCGCCACACGCTGTATGCCCGGACCGGCGATCTGCCGGTTCTGGTGTTGCTTTTCGCCTGCGCCGCAGGGCTGATCGCGCTGCGCCGGCGTGTTTCCGATTGA
- the metK gene encoding methionine adenosyltransferase, with protein MSRQSYIFTSESVSEGHPDKVCDRISDAILDAFLAEDPRARVACETFATTNRVVIGGEVGLTDQARLHTFMDRIPEIARACIKDIGYEQDKFHHATCEVTNLLHEQSAHIAQGVTGERGDEGAGDQGIMFGYATNETPDLMPAPIQYAHAILRRLAEVRKSGQEPLLRPDAKSQLSVRYEGGKPVGVSSIVLSTQHESEAQSSADIRAIVEPYIQEVLPEGWITADTQWWVNPTGTFVIGGPDGDAGLTGRKIIVDTYGGAAPHGGGAFSGKDPTKVDRSAAYAARYLAKNVVAAGMADRCLVQLSYAIGVAKPLSIYVDTFGTGEVDPAAIEIAIPKVMDLTPRGIRTHLDLNRPIYARTAAYGHFGRAPEADGGFSWEKADLAEALAKAV; from the coding sequence ATGTCCCGTCAGAGTTATATCTTCACCTCCGAATCCGTCTCGGAGGGGCATCCCGACAAGGTCTGCGACCGGATTTCGGATGCAATCCTCGATGCCTTCCTCGCCGAAGATCCGCGGGCCCGCGTCGCCTGCGAGACCTTTGCCACGACCAACCGCGTGGTGATCGGCGGCGAGGTCGGTCTGACCGACCAGGCCCGGCTGCACACGTTCATGGACCGTATCCCCGAGATCGCGCGCGCGTGCATCAAGGATATCGGCTATGAACAGGACAAGTTCCACCACGCCACATGCGAAGTCACCAACCTGTTGCACGAGCAATCGGCGCATATCGCGCAAGGCGTGACCGGCGAACGCGGCGACGAAGGCGCCGGCGACCAGGGCATCATGTTCGGCTATGCCACCAACGAAACGCCCGACCTGATGCCGGCGCCGATCCAGTACGCCCATGCGATCCTGCGGCGCCTGGCCGAGGTGCGGAAATCCGGCCAGGAACCGCTGCTGCGCCCCGATGCGAAAAGCCAGCTTTCGGTGCGTTACGAGGGTGGCAAGCCGGTTGGGGTCAGCTCGATCGTGCTGTCCACGCAGCATGAAAGCGAAGCGCAGTCGAGCGCCGACATCCGTGCCATCGTCGAACCCTACATTCAGGAGGTGCTGCCCGAGGGCTGGATCACGGCGGACACGCAATGGTGGGTCAACCCCACCGGCACCTTCGTGATCGGAGGCCCGGACGGTGATGCCGGTCTGACCGGGCGCAAGATCATCGTCGACACCTATGGCGGTGCCGCCCCGCATGGCGGCGGCGCCTTTTCCGGCAAGGATCCCACCAAGGTCGACCGCTCGGCCGCCTATGCCGCGCGCTACCTGGCCAAGAACGTCGTCGCCGCCGGCATGGCAGACCGCTGCCTGGTTCAGCTGTCCTATGCCATCGGCGTTGCGAAACCGCTGTCGATCTATGTCGACACCTTCGGCACCGGCGAGGTCGATCCCGCGGCGATCGAGATCGCGATCCCCAAGGTCATGGACCTGACACCCCGCGGCATCCGAACCCACCTGGACCTCAACCGCCCGATCTATGCCCGCACCGCCGCCTATGGCCATTTCGGCCGGGCGCCGGAAGCCGATGGCGGGTTTTCCTGGGAAAAGGCCGATCTCGCCGAAGCGCTTGCCAAGGCGGTCTAG